The sequence below is a genomic window from Ipomoea triloba cultivar NCNSP0323 chromosome 10, ASM357664v1.
CGTCCTTGTTCAATTAGGTTTTAGGTTTGAATAGATTTGGGGAAATTGAGTTTAGTCAATCCGGATACAGTCAAAggccaaataataaaaataggaaaagacttttttacccctctcaattaaggATTAACGTGGATTTAATGTTTCCCGGCCGtttttggccggcaatttggccagCTGGACCAAAATTGAggaaaaaatgcatagtcatggtacgtaattaacatttttgaaagtcgcggatagcaattaacagtactacaatagtcattggaccaaaatggcaattttctcagACTTTAATTActgagtaagaattgaataattgaGAACATAATTTTCTAAACttgatagtcgatgactaatttgTGAACTATggcatagtcgagagaccattttgCGTATTTACTCactaataataaacaaataaaattccaTGCTCTAACCTACATAAATATAAGTAGAAATAACTTGCATCATAAAGTCGTCAATCCATATCTTCTTCATCTTGACACTTTTAGCCTTAAAAATTCTAGTtttacctctttttttttatcaaatattcaaatgctTTACACATATCTTCTTCATCAAATCCATGACCATTAGTCATCACTTGTTCATAAATGTCATTTTCATTGATGccacaatttaaaaactaaatgggttttgtaaaattttacaaaaatgttgaaagaaagaatacCTTTTTGAGGTTACACAATGAAATTGATGAAAATTATTCGAAATTGACGTACACCAGATagaatttttcatatttataaaattcaaagaaaacaattaaaattgaaGTTGGAATAAACTCATTTTTATACATTGAGCTAATGTCCTAAgccaaatttaaatttcataaatcaaaTTTTGATTTCCAATATTGGTTTCAAAAATGTAACTTTTCAATATTGGTTTCAGAAATGTAACTTGAGAGATGAGAGAAGAGAGacgagaaaataaaattaaacaaaaaaatcaagaaacatCTTCCAACTAAGATAttcagtaaaaaataaaaataggacaTTTTTCTcgttgacttttaattttattttctttgaatactcaaacacaaaaaaaaaattaaaaaaattaaaaaaaaaattcagaaaataactttcaaaagtcatttttcgagTTCTCAAGCAAACCCCTAATTATTATTTCTACATCCTTACAATattctctcacttttaaaaCTAGTCCATTTTCACATCACAttgtaatataataacaaaaataaaaataaaaataaagcacaAAAGGCTGCCATGAGCCTTTTGTAAAGCCTTGCAAGATCATTTCATCAACTCAAAATTGAAGATTGGAAGGAATACTTGTGTGCGATTTTCGCCTTGCAAGACACCAAATAATTTGCCTCAACATTATTACATGATGTATAGTTTGCCTCTCAACTANCCTCAACATTATTACATGATGTATAGTTTGCCTCTCAACTAACAACGGAACATTCAATTACAACTTACACCACAAGTCCATAACAAAAATGCTCTTGTACGTTGTAAAATGTACTAATACTACAGGCCGTTTTATCTTCAAGAATCACAACTCTAAAAATATTACCACTACGCAGACTTGAATAGAAATCTAACTACTCCTTGAGAGCCTGAGAAACACAGCAGCAGAAGAAACCTGCACTTGTAGATCGGCTATGTCAAGGTCATGTCCACCTTCAACCAGACCCCATTTGTCAATCTGCACAACCGAATCAACGCCAAGATTTAGCTTAAGGAGCAAAATGGGAATGGAATAGATGTttggaattaaaataataagattCTAAGCAAGATATACTTTGAATATTACAAATTGTCTGGGGAGTTTAAAGTCTAGGATAGAAAGTTGCAAATATTACAGACCTGCAAATCTTCCTCAAGCCTGATCAATTCAATTGCCTCTTCAATTCCCAATCTACCACGGAACACACCAATTGCAATAGCTAGAGAGTGTGCAGCTGCAGCGATTGCATCAATTGCTGCCAATTCGCaatcatttgtttttttaagaAAGTCCTCAATGGCGTTAACAAGACCATCCTCCTGCTTTCCACCAAAAAAGCTGGAATATATAGCAGGTTTGAAGCCGAACTCTGATTCCAACCAGTGAAGTAGAGGATCAACTTTCTCCACTTGACGCTCTGTAAATTTGGAACAAATACTACTCAGAACCTTTAAAACTTTAAATCAGGCATCTAATCAAAATAATGCACAGCCACAGCCGTATTGCAGCTATGCCTTCAGCTAGAAATGGTGAAAAATACAGCAAGTCACAGAATAGGATTACAAGTATAACAGCACAGCATCAAAATATTCATGTTATACAAACCCATGGAATGTGTATTCCCACAAGAGGGGCAGGGGTGTTGATAATTGTgaaaatttacatattattattacaactaTTACCAGGGTTGTGCATCTGCATTAAGACAATAACTGAAAGAACAAAAATGCAGTAGATTTATCTCAAAAGCTCCTAAATGCAAAAGAAGGGAAAGAGGAAAGAGGAAAGTTTATCTATAATCAAAATCCTTGGCAGTTCCTAGCTATTATGGCACTCTAATCAGCACTTACCAGCCCAATatcaaatttgaatttgaaggaTAACTACCAAAACAAAATTCTGAAGTGGTGTAATACATAATTCAACCAAAAACTCAATATATGATCTAGGCAGGGTTTGCAACATGACAATCCCCCATGTGTTTCCAAGAACTAATTCCCTTTTGATCACACGACTATAATGGCAtttccacatttagtccttgccTATCAATTTCACCACATTTAgtacttaaatttttaaaataaacccAACACAGTCTCAGAAAAGGACTAGACTTTATGGATTTTTGAAAGTCTAAGAACTAAAATGTGGTCAAATTGATAGTTGAGGACTAACTAAAATTGAAAGTGCTATGAGTTTCGAGAGAAACATCATCTGACAAGTGCAATagcataaaacataaaatatctacagaGAATATTCCAAGACAACATACCAAGAACCACAGCTGTGAGATCATTATCCCCTGGAGCACGACAGAAGACTAAATCTTGATTGAACTTTTTCATCAAGTTCTCAATAATCTTTGGTCTGGTGAGTGGAACTCTTTCAAATGCGGTACAAGCAAGTTGCATCAGTGGCATTGTAAAGGGTCTGATACCATCCACTTCCTACAATCACAGTTCCAATACCCCAAGCTCAGAAAACATAGAACTTAAAAGTGGAAGCTTATGAAAAGGAAAGCATCTTAAAATAGCgacaaaaataaatcaaaatatccaGGAAATATGAAAAGAAGACAAGCATAAGTTATCTCCAGTCAAATGTTAACACATAAGGTGTGCAGCTGGTAGATCCTAATAGTAATAACAGGCTATGATAACAAACTCCATTCAGTTTCTGCAGATACAATGATGTTTTGATGTCTAACAACTAAAAATCAACCTTCTTCGTTTGGGGAGGGGGGTACCTGGTATTCCCATTCAGCAGCAATGGCTTTGGCAAGAGCGTGAGTGGGGCACTTGAGAGGGCGCTTGGCAGGGGTTTTGAGGGTTCGATAGTCAAGCATAACAGTCCAACCAATACCATCATCAGCCTCTCGCGTGATTACCTTCTTGTAAAACCTCTTGCCCACAATTGAGCCTGTCATGAATGACATGGGAATCGTCACTGATGAAGCATCCAATTGAGAAGAAGAATCCTTCTTGGGTCCCTTTATATAGATACTATCATCTCTGCTAGATGTATTTTGAACATTTCGATCTCCATTGTCAGAGGTGAATGTAAAGGATGAAGATTGACCATCAGATTCGGGTTGCCCAGCTGTGGCAAGGCCACTGATGTTTCGGGAACCAGAGGTGGTTAGGGTTCTGAGGATGAAACGGTTTAAGGTTTTTAGGGGTCTTCCTAGGATCCCAGTTGCCATAGTTTTTCAATTCAGTACACTTTGGGAGGCCAACAGAAAAATCTGAAATGTTAAGAAAAATAAGAGAATACCAaccaaaacaaataataataaatcacaTAAATTAGCTCACAACTGGTGCAATCAAACTGTTGAAACAATTCAATCCATTTCTCCTACTATTGAGAGATTTAAGTCACTCTAAGTGTACGCAGTCAAATTTGGCTTGGGTTTTAAACATACAAAACTAAAACAAATAGATATGTTCAGTTCAATCCGTTTTCAGTCAACTTTCAGTTTCCAGGTATCTCCATTGATTCTGATATTTGGGTTGGTTTTCacttttatactaaaaaattaattaaaaatttctttaacatccatgaattatttttattttgtagtatattggactaaaaatgcaaatcaaaatattatatgtctGCACAATTAATTAGAAATGAGTTCCAATGGTAAATCCCATATTCAGTAGAGAATTCATGACGATAAATActgtagttattatattattgattgattattgAGATGTACTCTATAtcaattaaaagtatatttcacatttttcaTGATAATATACAGGaatctaataaaattaatgaacagttttaaacaaacaaaaaatactaAACTCCTGTTACTCAATAACCGTCAGAAAATTATACTAATGCGCAAATGGAGCACTTATACTTTTCATCTATTACTCTAGAATGTAACTCAAAAATTAATGTATGAACA
It includes:
- the LOC116033701 gene encoding ATP synthase mitochondrial F1 complex assembly factor 2-like; this encodes MATGILGRPLKTLNRFILRTLTTSGSRNISGLATAGQPESDGQSSSFTFTSDNGDRNVQNTSSRDDSIYIKGPKKDSSSQLDASSVTIPMSFMTGSIVGKRFYKKVITREADDGIGWTVMLDYRTLKTPAKRPLKCPTHALAKAIAAEWEYQEVDGIRPFTMPLMQLACTAFERVPLTRPKIIENLMKKFNQDLVFCRAPGDNDLTAVVLERQVEKVDPLLHWLESEFGFKPAIYSSFFGGKQEDGLVNAIEDFLKKTNDCELAAIDAIAAAAHSLAIAIGVFRGRLGIEEAIELIRLEEDLQIDKWGLVEGGHDLDIADLQVQVSSAAVFLRLSRSS